TACCACGATCACGGTCTTGGTTTTCGACTTGTCCAACTCGCCGATACGATTGCCCAAGTCTGCCAGCGGAATGTTTTTTGCGTCGCGCAGGTGGCCGGCCGCGAACTCGTCGCTGCCGCGCACGTCGACGATGGCCGTGGCTTTGCCGCGGTTCATCATCTGGGTCGCCTGCAGGGGCGTGGCGCGGCGGCCGCGCGGCGCGAGCGCCGGCCACAACAGGGCTGCGCCGGAAATCACGGCGATCGCAACAACGAAGATATGGTCTAGGATGAATTTCACGAAGTTTCCGTCGGTTGAACTGAATTGAATCGTCGCATTATAAAATAGAAGCTGAATCCGTATTCCTTCCAACTTTTTTCCAAAAAGCCTTATGTACAAAATCGTATTCATGCGCCAC
This window of the Massilia sp. WG5 genome carries:
- a CDS encoding rhodanese-like domain-containing protein, whose product is MKFILDHIFVVAIAVISGAALLWPALAPRGRRATPLQATQMMNRGKATAIVDVRGSDEFAAGHLRDAKNIPLADLGNRIGELDKSKTKTVIVVCQSGARADKAARQIKAAGFEDVYTLDGGVAAWSAAGLPLIK